A region from the Flavobacterium enshiense genome encodes:
- the pckA gene encoding phosphoenolpyruvate carboxykinase (ATP): MNVTKTISLEKYGIKNTVEVVYNPSYDFLYNEELNPALEGFEKGQLSELGAVNVMTGVFTGRSPKDKYIVNDDVTKDTIWWTSDKAVNDNKAISTETWNALKETTVNQLSSKRLFVVDAFCGANEDTRLKVRFIMEVAWQAHFVKNMFIRPTEEELENFGEPDFVVMNASKTSFKDYAAHGLNSEVYVAFNLTEKIQLIGGTWYGGEMKKGLFSMMNYYLPLRGIASMHCSANKGKDGDVAVFFGLSGTGKTTLSTDPKRELIGDDEHGWDNDGVFNFEGGCYAKTIDLSKENEPDIFGAIRRDALLENVTLDANGVIDFKDGSVTQNTRVSYPIEHIENIVKPVSKAGHASKVIFLTADAFGVMPPVSKLTPEQTKYYFLSGFTAKLAGTERGVTQPEPTFSACFGKAFLCLHPTKYGEELVKKMEEHKATAYMVNTGWNGTGKRISIKDTRAIIDRILDGSLEKADTQIVPIFNLEVPTALEGVDTGILDPRNTYANASEWAEKATDLAGRFISNFVQYTDNEEGKNLVKAGPQL, translated from the coding sequence ATGAATGTTACCAAAACAATTTCATTAGAGAAATACGGAATTAAGAATACTGTAGAGGTTGTCTATAATCCGTCGTATGATTTCTTATATAATGAAGAGCTGAATCCTGCATTAGAAGGTTTTGAAAAAGGGCAATTGTCAGAGCTTGGTGCGGTTAACGTAATGACAGGTGTATTCACGGGAAGATCTCCAAAAGATAAATATATTGTAAATGATGATGTTACTAAAGATACAATTTGGTGGACATCAGACAAAGCTGTAAACGATAATAAAGCTATTTCTACAGAAACTTGGAATGCTTTAAAAGAAACTACTGTGAACCAGCTTTCTTCAAAAAGATTGTTTGTGGTAGATGCTTTTTGTGGAGCTAACGAAGATACACGTTTGAAAGTGCGTTTCATCATGGAAGTAGCATGGCAGGCACATTTTGTGAAAAACATGTTTATCCGCCCTACAGAAGAAGAGTTGGAAAACTTCGGTGAGCCTGATTTCGTAGTAATGAACGCTTCAAAAACAAGCTTCAAGGATTATGCGGCTCACGGATTGAATTCGGAGGTATATGTTGCTTTTAATCTTACTGAAAAAATCCAATTGATTGGAGGTACTTGGTACGGAGGAGAGATGAAAAAAGGATTGTTTTCGATGATGAATTACTACCTTCCGTTAAGAGGAATTGCTTCAATGCACTGTTCTGCTAATAAAGGAAAAGATGGAGATGTTGCTGTTTTCTTCGGATTATCAGGAACAGGTAAAACCACTTTATCTACAGATCCGAAACGTGAATTAATCGGAGACGATGAGCACGGATGGGATAACGATGGTGTTTTTAACTTCGAAGGAGGTTGTTATGCGAAAACAATCGATTTAAGCAAGGAAAACGAGCCAGATATCTTTGGTGCTATCCGTCGTGATGCTTTGTTGGAAAACGTTACGCTTGACGCAAACGGAGTAATTGATTTTAAAGATGGTTCGGTAACACAAAATACCCGTGTTTCTTATCCAATTGAACATATCGAAAATATTGTTAAGCCGGTTTCAAAAGCGGGTCACGCTTCAAAAGTAATCTTCTTGACTGCTGATGCTTTCGGGGTAATGCCACCGGTTTCGAAATTAACTCCTGAGCAAACTAAATACTATTTCTTATCTGGGTTTACAGCTAAATTGGCTGGTACGGAAAGAGGAGTTACTCAGCCTGAGCCGACGTTCTCTGCGTGTTTCGGAAAAGCATTCTTGTGCTTGCACCCGACAAAATACGGAGAAGAACTGGTAAAGAAAATGGAAGAACATAAAGCGACAGCTTATATGGTAAATACAGGTTGGAATGGTACAGGAAAGCGTATCTCTATTAAGGATACCCGTGCAATCATCGACAGAATCTTAGACGGTTCTTTGGAGAAAGCCGATACGCAAATCGTGCCGATTTTCAATTTGGAAGTGCCAACGGCTTTGGAAGGAGTTGATACAGGAATTCTTGATCCAAGAAACACGTATGCTAATGCTTCTGAATGGGCTGAAAAAGCTACTGATTTAGCGGGTAGATTTATCAGCAACTTCGTTCAGTATACAGATAACGAAGAAGGTAAAAACCTTGTTAAGGCAGGTCCTCAATTATAA
- a CDS encoding uroporphyrinogen-III synthase, with translation MKVKTILVSQPEPKVENSPYFELQQKLKIKVDFRPFIHVEGVPAKEVRAQKIDLHNFTAIILTSKNSVDHFFRVAEEMRYKVPEDLKYFCQSEAIAFYLQKYVVYRKRKIYVGQKDFVDLSPLIKKYKDEKFLLPSSDQLNADVPQTLNALKVNWVPGTFYRTVMSDLSDLKDVYYDVLAFFSPTGIKSLFKNFPDFVQNNTRIAVFGSTTQKEALDHGLRVDIMAPTPETPSMTMALEKYIVKANKESKDK, from the coding sequence ATGAAAGTGAAAACTATCTTGGTTTCTCAACCAGAGCCTAAAGTGGAGAATTCACCTTATTTTGAGCTTCAGCAAAAACTGAAAATCAAAGTTGACTTCAGGCCTTTTATTCACGTAGAGGGCGTTCCGGCCAAAGAAGTTCGAGCACAGAAGATCGACTTACACAACTTTACTGCAATTATCTTAACCAGTAAGAACTCTGTTGATCATTTCTTCAGAGTTGCTGAAGAGATGCGCTACAAAGTACCGGAAGACTTAAAGTATTTCTGCCAATCCGAAGCTATCGCTTTCTATCTACAGAAATATGTGGTATACCGCAAGCGTAAAATCTATGTGGGTCAGAAAGACTTTGTTGATTTGTCACCACTTATCAAAAAATACAAAGACGAGAAATTCCTTTTACCTTCTTCCGATCAATTGAATGCGGATGTCCCGCAAACATTAAACGCGTTGAAAGTAAACTGGGTACCGGGAACATTCTACAGAACCGTAATGAGCGATCTTTCGGATCTTAAAGATGTTTATTATGATGTTTTGGCTTTCTTCAGCCCAACAGGAATCAAATCGTTGTTTAAAAACTTCCCTGATTTCGTACAGAACAACACGCGAATCGCGGTATTTGGAAGCACTACTCAAAAAGAAGCTTTAGATCACGGCTTAAGAGTAGACATCATGGCTCCAACACCTGAAACACCGTCCATGACAATGGCTTTAGAAAAATATATCGTCAAAGCTAATAAAGAATCTAAGGATAAATAA
- a CDS encoding DUF4271 domain-containing protein, with the protein MMDLLLNERAIESKDWATVLFVLCFTILAINRTVFEVRFTEFIKIAISDKYLKIYKDSGNMNSWFTISMFIVQLISFAFLIQITLSYFGLTTKYNWITYIQAITLLGVFILSKYLIEKIIATTFNIEEFNEQFNLQKVNYRTYIGLLVLPVNVLLFYNDFLSKTLLLTIISIILIINVITYFFSLKNYQNLILSKFFYFILYLCALEIAPYYFMYYWFTKS; encoded by the coding sequence ATGATGGATTTACTACTTAACGAAAGAGCAATTGAAAGCAAAGACTGGGCAACTGTATTGTTTGTCCTGTGTTTTACCATACTTGCCATTAACCGCACTGTTTTTGAGGTTCGTTTTACCGAATTTATCAAAATTGCCATTTCGGATAAGTATCTAAAAATATACAAAGACAGCGGAAACATGAACAGTTGGTTTACCATCTCTATGTTTATTGTTCAACTGATTTCGTTTGCTTTTCTGATTCAGATAACGCTGAGTTATTTCGGGCTGACAACAAAGTACAATTGGATTACTTACATCCAGGCCATCACATTGTTAGGGGTTTTTATACTCTCTAAATACCTGATCGAAAAAATTATTGCCACCACCTTCAACATTGAAGAATTCAATGAACAGTTTAATTTACAAAAAGTTAATTACCGAACCTACATCGGTCTTTTAGTTTTACCTGTTAATGTACTGCTTTTTTACAATGATTTTTTGTCAAAAACATTACTTCTCACCATAATTTCAATCATTTTGATAATTAACGTGATCACATACTTCTTTTCATTAAAGAATTATCAAAACTTAATCCTTAGCAAGTTCTTCTATTTTATTTTGTATCTTTGCGCACTTGAAATAGCGCCCTATTATTTCATGTATTATTGGTTTACAAAAAGTTAG
- a CDS encoding polyprenol monophosphomannose synthase has product MNSGVVIIPTYNEIENVEAIVRAVFSLATPFHVLIVDDNSPDGTASKVEELQEQFPDRLHIEKRAKKAGLGTAYVHGFKWALEKGFDYVFEMDADFSHNPKDLERLHEACMNGADLSIGSRYVTGVNVVNWPLNRVLMSYFASAYVDFIMGMRIHDATAGFVCYRRKVLETINLDKISFIGYAFQIEMKYRTFINKFKIVEVPIIFTDRTKGHSKMSNAIIKEAIFGVITLRIRKLFNRL; this is encoded by the coding sequence ATGAACTCAGGCGTAGTCATTATCCCTACTTATAACGAAATTGAAAATGTGGAAGCCATTGTGCGCGCTGTGTTTTCTTTAGCTACCCCTTTTCATGTTTTGATTGTAGACGATAACTCACCCGACGGCACGGCTTCGAAGGTAGAGGAACTACAGGAGCAATTTCCTGATCGACTTCATATCGAAAAAAGAGCAAAAAAGGCAGGTTTGGGAACGGCTTATGTGCACGGATTTAAATGGGCACTGGAGAAAGGCTTCGATTATGTTTTTGAAATGGATGCTGACTTCTCACACAATCCTAAAGATTTGGAGCGTTTGCATGAGGCGTGCATGAATGGGGCAGATTTGTCTATTGGCTCTCGTTATGTGACTGGGGTAAATGTTGTGAATTGGCCGCTAAACCGTGTTTTGATGTCTTATTTTGCATCCGCATATGTTGATTTTATTATGGGAATGCGCATTCATGATGCCACGGCTGGTTTCGTATGTTACAGGCGAAAAGTGCTGGAAACCATTAATCTGGATAAAATTTCGTTTATCGGATATGCTTTCCAGATCGAAATGAAATACAGAACGTTCATCAATAAATTCAAAATTGTCGAAGTGCCGATTATTTTTACCGATCGGACAAAAGGTCATTCCAAAATGAGTAACGCCATCATTAAGGAGGCTATATTTGGTGTTATTACTTTACGAATCAGAAAATTATTCAACAGATTATAA
- a CDS encoding dihydroorotase, with protein MNSTLIKNAKIVNEGVIFEGDVLIEGEFIKEIAHRISHKPSVSQVIDAEGNYLIPGAIDDQVHFREPGLTHKGTIASESRAAVAGGITSFIEQPNTVPNAVTQELLEQKYEIASQSSYANYSFMMGGTNDNLEEVLKTNPRNVAGIKLFLGSSTGNMLVDNEEVLEKIFSSTPMLIAVHCEDEATIKANLEHYKEEYGDNIPMKFHHLIRSEEACYLSSSKAIELAKKTGARLHIFHVSTAKETDLFTNKIPLEDKKITAEVCVHHLWFTDADYDKKGTLIKWNPAVKTQADKDGLWKALLDDRIDVIATDHAPHTLEEKQNPYTSAPSGGPLVQHAVVAMFEAHLQGKISVEKIVEKMAHNPAKIFKIEKRGFIREGYYADLAIVNTAHPWNVNKGNTLYKCGWSPFEGVNFKSRISHTFVNGQLVYTNAKVKDGCFGQRLLFER; from the coding sequence ATGAATTCTACATTAATTAAAAACGCAAAGATTGTCAATGAAGGAGTAATTTTTGAAGGCGATGTGCTTATTGAAGGTGAATTCATTAAAGAAATAGCACATCGTATCAGTCACAAACCTTCTGTTTCCCAGGTTATTGATGCCGAAGGAAACTATCTGATTCCTGGAGCTATTGATGATCAGGTGCATTTTCGTGAACCTGGATTAACGCACAAGGGTACTATTGCCTCTGAATCGCGTGCAGCGGTTGCAGGAGGGATAACTTCATTTATTGAACAGCCAAACACAGTTCCCAATGCGGTTACGCAGGAGTTGTTGGAGCAGAAATATGAGATTGCTTCTCAAAGTTCCTATGCCAATTATTCGTTTATGATGGGTGGAACCAATGATAATCTTGAAGAGGTTTTAAAAACTAATCCGAGAAATGTAGCCGGAATTAAACTTTTCTTAGGTTCGTCAACCGGAAATATGTTGGTGGACAATGAAGAAGTATTGGAAAAAATCTTTTCGAGTACACCTATGCTGATTGCTGTGCATTGTGAAGATGAAGCCACCATTAAAGCTAATTTAGAGCACTATAAAGAAGAATATGGGGATAATATCCCGATGAAGTTTCATCACTTGATTCGCAGTGAGGAAGCATGTTACCTGTCATCTTCAAAAGCGATTGAATTGGCTAAGAAAACAGGTGCTCGTTTACATATTTTCCACGTTTCGACGGCTAAAGAAACGGACTTGTTTACCAATAAGATTCCGTTGGAGGATAAAAAGATTACGGCAGAAGTTTGTGTGCATCATCTTTGGTTTACCGATGCGGATTACGATAAGAAAGGTACGTTGATTAAATGGAATCCGGCCGTGAAGACACAAGCGGATAAAGACGGACTTTGGAAAGCGTTGCTGGACGACCGAATCGATGTAATCGCAACCGATCATGCACCTCATACATTGGAGGAAAAGCAGAATCCATATACCAGCGCGCCATCGGGCGGACCTTTAGTACAGCATGCAGTGGTGGCTATGTTTGAAGCACACTTGCAAGGTAAAATTTCGGTAGAGAAAATTGTAGAGAAAATGGCGCACAACCCGGCTAAAATTTTCAAAATCGAAAAAAGAGGTTTTATCCGTGAAGGATATTATGCTGATTTAGCTATCGTAAACACAGCCCATCCTTGGAATGTAAATAAAGGAAATACTTTGTATAAATGCGGATGGTCGCCTTTTGAAGGGGTTAATTTTAAATCCAGGATTTCGCATACTTTTGTTAACGGGCAATTGGTTTATACCAATGCTAAAGTAAAAGATGGCTGTTTTGGACAGCGTTTATTATTTGAAAGATAA
- a CDS encoding DUF4296 domain-containing protein — MRKIAFLFLFLVVFSCNDSAVEKPDNLLSEEVMVDILYDLNVLQSAENLNSHAFSENNIKINELIYKKYSIDSLTFAKNDRYYAADPHNYQKLFKKVAEKIEANKKTVREQMGEKTGKELSNEEDMPRIQ; from the coding sequence ATGAGAAAAATAGCATTTCTGTTTCTTTTTCTGGTTGTTTTCAGTTGTAATGACAGCGCAGTGGAAAAACCGGATAACCTTTTGAGTGAAGAGGTTATGGTTGATATTTTATATGATCTGAACGTGCTTCAATCGGCAGAAAACCTAAATTCGCATGCCTTCTCTGAAAATAATATCAAGATAAACGAGCTGATTTATAAGAAGTATAGTATCGATAGTTTAACGTTTGCAAAAAATGATCGCTATTATGCTGCTGATCCGCACAATTACCAAAAATTGTTTAAGAAAGTAGCTGAAAAAATAGAGGCAAATAAAAAAACGGTTAGAGAACAGATGGGTGAAAAAACCGGTAAAGAATTGTCTAACGAGGAAGATATGCCTCGCATACAGTAG